In Nicotiana tabacum cultivar K326 chromosome 19, ASM71507v2, whole genome shotgun sequence, one DNA window encodes the following:
- the LOC107800012 gene encoding uncharacterized protein LOC107800012, whose protein sequence is MATLLPSPEVSSFSARIHPVRTSFINPRNVQKLAVSRSVHRDARVRVCLSVKDLEESPPLNSGNNLGFYAQFSAHVETSTTSSIKVNEEEEEKRNYYLNTGYAIRTIREEFPALFYKELTFDIYRDDIVFKDPLNTFTGIENYKSIFWALRFHGRMFFRALWIDIVSVWQPVENMIIVRWTVHGIPRVPWESHGRFDGTSEYKLDKDGKIYEHRVHNIALSGPPKFHVLAVQELIEYIGGASTPKPTFFEIFSPTLRNIAPVTKFSRLRRNLGSILTSLKRNEEEQSDQT, encoded by the exons ATGGCCACTCTTTTACCGTCGCCGGAAGTTTCCTCATTCTCAGCCAGAATCCATCCGGTGAGGACTTCTTTTATAAACCCTAGAAATGTGCAGAAGCTCGCTGTTTCTAGGTCGGTACATAGGGATGCTAGGGTTAGGGTGTGTTTGAGTGTAAAGGATTTGGAGGAGTCTCCGCCGTTGAATTCAGGGAATAATTTAGGGTTTTATGCACAGTTCTCTGCTCATGTAGAGACCAGCACGACGTCGTCTATAAAAGTGAACGAGGAAGAGGAAGAGAAGCGGAATTACTATCTGAATACAGGTTACGCTATTCGGACTATCCGAGAGGAGTTTCCTGCCCTTTTCTATAAGGAGCTAACCTTTGATATCTACAG GGATGATATTGTCTTCAAAGATCCACTCAACACTTTTACTGGCATTGAGAATTATAAATCAATCTTCTGGGCTCTACGATTCCATGGCAGGATGTTCTTTAGGGCCTTGTGGATTGATATTGTTAGTGTATGGCAACCTGTGGAGAACATGATAATAGTTCGGTGGACTGTTCATGGCATTCCCCGTGTTCCATGGGAGAGCCACGGTCGCTTCGATGGCACTTCAGAGTATAAGCTTGATAAAGATGGGAAGATTTATGAGCACCGGGTTCACAACATTGCTTTGAGTGGACCACCAAAGTTCCATGTACTTGCTGTGCAGGAATTAATTGAATACATTGGCGGCGCCTCAACACCAAAGCCTACTTTCTTTGAAATCTTTTCTCCTACCTTGAGGAACATTGCTCCAGTAACGAAATTTTCTAGGTTGAGGCGGAACCTGGGCTCAATTCTAACCTCCCTAAAGAGAAATGAGGAGGAACAGTCAGATCAAACATAG